The following are encoded in a window of Pseudomonas multiresinivorans genomic DNA:
- a CDS encoding cell wall hydrolase, producing MCRLHLLPLLLLALWAPSSIAAELGTSTDEKAQAAVTKGEVLEQQVAHPATAVTTAAPITKAEVKAVDPAGKAPLDDAVVCLSRTIYWEAKGGGRADMEAVANVVLNRMGHGGFPDTVCGVVKQGQEQKHCQFSWWCDGRSDQVEEKNRYDIAKEIARKALNQQLSDRTRGAMYFHDRHVSPSWAKEYIRTAETDEFVFYKPRGGDAR from the coding sequence ATGTGCCGCCTTCATTTGCTTCCGCTGTTATTGCTCGCGCTCTGGGCACCCTCTTCCATCGCCGCTGAGCTGGGCACATCCACCGATGAGAAAGCCCAGGCCGCCGTGACCAAGGGCGAAGTCCTGGAACAACAGGTCGCCCACCCCGCTACCGCGGTAACCACCGCAGCCCCCATCACCAAGGCCGAAGTGAAAGCCGTCGACCCCGCCGGCAAGGCGCCGCTGGACGACGCCGTCGTCTGCCTGTCGCGGACCATCTACTGGGAAGCCAAGGGTGGCGGCCGCGCCGATATGGAGGCGGTGGCCAATGTGGTGCTCAACCGCATGGGCCACGGTGGCTTCCCCGACACCGTGTGCGGCGTGGTCAAGCAGGGGCAGGAGCAGAAACACTGCCAGTTTTCCTGGTGGTGCGACGGCCGCTCTGACCAGGTGGAGGAGAAGAACCGCTACGACATCGCCAAGGAAATCGCCCGCAAGGCGCTGAACCAGCAGCTGAGCGACCGCACGCGCGGCGCGATGTACTTCCACGACCGCCACGTCTCGCCGTCCTGGGCGAAGGAATACATCCGCACGGCCGAGACAGACGAGTTCGTCTTCTACAAGCCCCGCGGCGGCGATGCGCGTTAG
- a CDS encoding alpha/beta fold hydrolase has translation MSSAIVTREHWISSEKGQLFAQDWTPAGNTGEPILLLHDSLGCVTLWRDFPESLAGATGRQVIAYDRLGFGRSERYPGALPLDFIDEEARTVFPLLQQHFGFERCVVFGHSVGGAMAVTCVARHPQTCEALVTESAQAFVEHRTRDGIRAAELEFTREGQLQRLQKYHGDKAFWVLRAWVDTWLSDDFSDWNLDAELAQVKCPTLSLHGEQDEYGSAAHPQRLTSIPGVPTMLRLLPDCGHVPHREQQPAVLQAVTEFFQRHVPQVPSVVGRR, from the coding sequence ATGTCGTCCGCCATCGTCACCCGCGAGCACTGGATCAGCAGCGAGAAAGGCCAACTGTTCGCCCAGGACTGGACACCCGCCGGGAACACCGGCGAGCCGATCCTGCTGCTGCATGATTCGCTGGGCTGCGTCACCTTGTGGCGCGATTTCCCGGAAAGTCTCGCCGGCGCCACCGGCCGCCAGGTCATCGCCTATGACCGCCTCGGTTTCGGCCGTTCAGAGCGCTACCCCGGCGCCCTGCCCCTGGACTTCATCGACGAGGAAGCGCGCACCGTCTTCCCTCTGCTGCAGCAGCACTTCGGTTTCGAACGTTGCGTGGTGTTCGGCCATAGCGTTGGCGGCGCCATGGCCGTGACGTGCGTGGCACGGCATCCGCAAACCTGCGAGGCGCTGGTCACCGAGTCGGCGCAGGCCTTCGTCGAGCACCGGACCCGCGACGGCATCCGCGCCGCGGAACTGGAATTCACCCGCGAGGGGCAGTTGCAACGCCTGCAGAAGTACCATGGCGACAAGGCTTTCTGGGTGCTGCGCGCCTGGGTCGACACCTGGCTGTCGGACGATTTCAGCGACTGGAACCTGGACGCCGAACTGGCGCAGGTAAAGTGCCCGACCCTCAGCCTGCATGGCGAGCAGGACGAGTACGGCTCGGCCGCCCACCCGCAGCGTCTCACCTCGATACCGGGCGTACCGACGATGCTCAGGCTGCTGCCCGATTGCGGACATGTTCCGCACCGCGAACAGCAACCTGCCGTGCTGCAGGCGGTGACCGAGTTTTTCCAGCGCCATGTGCCCCAGGTCCCGTCAGTCGTGGGGCGCAGGTAA
- a CDS encoding MgtC/SapB family protein has translation MDWKIFLLRVAAALILGALIGAERQLRQRLTGLRTNALVSTGACLFVLMTQAMPELSADAPRIAAYVVSGIGFLGGGVIMRDGLNVRGLNTAATLWCTAAIGVLCSMGLLLEAALGSVVVLCANILLRDIAQRLNHQDVVPASEAEQRYGVAIICRAEDEIQVRSLMLHSLDSSELRLQSLHSEDQPNPAKLEVRAELLGGHGAAGQLERMVSRISLEKGVSSVRWQLFELASD, from the coding sequence ATGGATTGGAAAATCTTCCTGCTGCGGGTTGCCGCGGCACTCATCCTGGGCGCCCTGATCGGCGCCGAACGCCAGCTGCGCCAGCGCCTGACCGGCCTGCGTACCAACGCGCTGGTCAGCACCGGTGCCTGTCTCTTTGTGCTGATGACCCAGGCCATGCCGGAGCTCTCGGCCGACGCTCCGCGCATCGCCGCTTATGTGGTGTCCGGCATCGGCTTCCTCGGCGGCGGCGTGATTATGCGCGATGGTCTGAACGTGCGCGGCCTGAACACCGCTGCCACGCTCTGGTGCACTGCCGCCATTGGTGTGCTGTGCAGCATGGGGCTGCTGCTGGAGGCCGCGCTGGGTAGCGTGGTGGTGCTCTGCGCCAACATCCTGCTGCGCGACATCGCCCAACGCCTGAACCACCAGGACGTGGTGCCGGCCAGTGAAGCGGAGCAGCGTTATGGCGTTGCCATCATCTGCCGCGCCGAGGACGAGATCCAGGTGCGCAGCCTGATGCTGCACAGCCTGGACAGCAGCGAACTGCGCCTGCAATCGCTGCACAGCGAGGATCAGCCCAACCCGGCGAAACTCGAAGTGCGCGCCGAACTGCTCGGCGGCCATGGCGCCGCCGGACAACTGGAGCGCATGGTCAGCCGCATCAGCCTGGAGAAGGGCGTCAGCTCGGTGCGCTGGCAGCTGTTCGAGCTGGCCAGCGATTGA
- a CDS encoding MBL fold metallo-hydrolase yields the protein MPRLPLQRAPIGDYDHSAQSRGGRFHNLTPRPADMPEPSAWVLWDVLFNKPKNTVPRAPVPVRALTPDELDAAPDRSLYRLGHSTLLLKLRGGWWLTDPVFSERASPFSFAGPKRFHAPPIALRDLPPIRGVILSHDHYDHLDRATIAVLAERAEVFLTPLGVGDRLLDWGVPAEKIRQLDWWQSTTVDGLCLTATPAQHFSGRGVRDGNRTLWCSWVIEDDSLRIFFSGDTGYFDGFAEIGRRFGHFDLTLMETGAYNEHWPYVHMHPQQTVQAHQDLNGRWLLPIHNGTFDLAMHAWYEPFERVLEIAGERGLPVTTPMMGERIDIQSPHQGERWWRGVVAEEARTPVPRCGCRAARES from the coding sequence TTGCCCCGCCTCCCACTGCAACGCGCGCCCATCGGCGACTACGACCACTCTGCGCAATCGCGCGGAGGCCGCTTCCACAACCTCACTCCGCGCCCGGCCGACATGCCCGAGCCAAGCGCGTGGGTGCTCTGGGATGTGCTGTTCAACAAACCGAAGAACACCGTGCCGCGCGCTCCGGTGCCCGTGCGCGCGCTGACTCCGGACGAGCTGGACGCAGCGCCCGACCGCAGCCTGTATCGCCTCGGCCATTCGACCCTGCTGCTCAAGCTGCGCGGCGGCTGGTGGCTGACCGACCCGGTGTTCTCCGAACGCGCGTCGCCCTTCAGCTTCGCCGGGCCCAAGCGCTTCCACGCACCGCCGATTGCCCTGCGGGACCTGCCGCCGATCCGCGGCGTGATCCTCTCCCACGACCACTACGATCACCTCGACCGCGCGACCATCGCCGTGCTGGCCGAGCGCGCCGAGGTCTTCCTCACCCCGCTGGGCGTGGGCGACCGCCTGCTCGACTGGGGCGTACCGGCAGAGAAGATCCGCCAACTGGACTGGTGGCAGAGCACCACGGTGGACGGCCTGTGCCTGACCGCCACCCCGGCGCAGCACTTCTCCGGCCGCGGTGTACGCGACGGCAACCGCACCCTGTGGTGCTCCTGGGTGATCGAGGACGACAGCCTGCGCATCTTCTTCAGCGGCGACACTGGCTACTTCGACGGCTTCGCCGAGATCGGCCGGCGCTTCGGCCACTTCGACCTGACGCTGATGGAAACCGGTGCCTACAACGAGCACTGGCCTTACGTGCACATGCACCCGCAACAGACTGTGCAGGCGCACCAGGACCTCAACGGGCGCTGGCTGCTGCCGATCCACAACGGCACTTTCGACCTGGCCATGCATGCCTGGTACGAACCCTTCGAGCGCGTGCTAGAGATTGCCGGTGAACGCGGCCTGCCCGTCACCACGCCGATGATGGGCGAGCGCATCGACATCCAGTCTCCGCACCAGGGCGAGCGCTGGTGGCGCGGCGTGGTGGCCGAGGAAGCCCGCACACCGGTGCCGCGCTGTGGTTGTCGTGCCGCCCGCGAGAGTTGA